A region from the bacterium genome encodes:
- a CDS encoding type II toxin-antitoxin system mRNA interferase toxin, RelE/StbE family, translating into MRIELHRNFLKSYVKLPRKIQEKFKERRNLFIENMFHPTLDNHSVEPTYPNCRSINITGDYRALFEIRGKDMVVFTKIGTHSELY; encoded by the coding sequence ATGCGTATTGAACTGCATAGAAACTTTTTAAAGAGTTACGTAAAACTTCCAAGAAAGATACAGGAAAAGTTTAAGGAGAGGCGAAATTTATTTATTGAAAATATGTTTCATCCTACCTTGGATAATCATTCGGTTGAACCGACTTACCCGAATTGTAGAAGTATAAATATAACCGGAGACTACCGCGCGCTTTTTGAAATCAGAGGAAAAGATATGGTTGTATTCACAAAAATCGGCACGCATTCGGAGTTGTACTAA